A section of the Prionailurus bengalensis isolate Pbe53 chromosome C2, Fcat_Pben_1.1_paternal_pri, whole genome shotgun sequence genome encodes:
- the KCNMB2 gene encoding calcium-activated potassium channel subunit beta-2 produces the protein MFIWTSGRTSSSYRHDEKRNIYQKIRDHDLLDKRKTVTALKAGEDRAILLGLAMMVCSIMMYFLLGITLLRSYMQSVWTEESQCTLVNASITETFNCSFSCGPDCWKLSQYPCLQVYVNLTSSGEKLLLYHTEETMKINQKCSYIPKCGKNFEESMSLVNVVMENFRKYQHFSCYSDPEGNQKSVILTKLYSSNVLFHSLFWPTCMMAGGVVIVAMVKLTQYLSLLCERIQRINR, from the exons aaatatttaccaaaaaatcaGGGACCACGACCTCCTGGACAAAAGGAAAACTGTCACAGCACTGAAAGCAGGAGAGGACCGGGCCATTCTCCTGGGACTGGCCATGATGGTCTGCTCCATCATGATGTACTTTCTGCTGGGAATCACACTCCTGCGCTCATACATGCAGAG CGTGTGGACTGAGGAGTCTCAATGCACCTTGGTGAATGCGTCCATCACAGAAACATTTAACTGCTCCTTCAGCTGTGGTCCAGACTGCTGGAAACTCTCTCAGTACCCCTGCCTCCAGGTGTACGTTAACCTGACTTCTTCTGGTGAAAAGCTCCTTCTCTACCACACCGAAGAGACCATGAAAATCAATCAGAAG TGCTCCTATATACCTAAGTGtggaaaaaattttgaagaatccATGTCCCTGGTGAATGTTGTCATGGAAAACTTCAGGAAGTATCAACACTTCTCCTGCTATTCCGACCCAGAAGGAAACCAGAAGAGCGTCATCCTCACCAAACTCTACAGTTCCAACGTGCTGTTCCATTCACTGTTCTGGCCAACATGTATGATGGCTGGGGGCGTGGTGATTGTAGCCATGGTGAAACTCACACAGTACCTCTCCCTGCTCTGTGAGAGGATCCAACGGATCAATAGATAA